One Curtobacterium sp. BH-2-1-1 genomic region harbors:
- a CDS encoding LLM class flavin-dependent oxidoreductase has protein sequence MAGLQHFGYFFSRGFGPQAWGRSDWDWGHDWTKPDLYQQSVRALEQAGMDLVIAEDAISLGNPSTLDLRIRQAYGGPKHDPLLLAPYLFAATSRIGIAPTVNAGFTPPYLAARQFATLAHLSGDRFGVNVVTDTGSARHAGLAPLPHDAAYDRAEEWLQLVRRLWHSWGSGYVGDRSDWHFADGDALDAFHHEGAYFTADGPLNALPLDSDPIVVSPGGSGRGLGFAGTHSDVQLALAPLSAAAVRDYRARVLSAAADAGRTADALRILFVLKPEIVSSAAEADRVVDASRHPSDDDLRTAAIAWSSDSETDLLALDLDAPIPAGTFGDHVSAGTIRGLVGDTPDAPLRTLLERKARKGRVSSREGFVGTADEFADFIEELGADADNDGIIFSGDLHPAQVYRMLGDLVPVLRRRGLLRREYGAGGIRQNLFDF, from the coding sequence ATGGCCGGACTGCAGCACTTCGGGTACTTCTTCTCGCGCGGGTTCGGCCCGCAGGCGTGGGGCCGGTCCGACTGGGACTGGGGGCACGACTGGACGAAGCCCGACCTGTACCAGCAGTCCGTCCGCGCCCTCGAGCAGGCCGGCATGGACCTCGTCATCGCCGAGGACGCGATCTCGCTCGGCAACCCGTCGACGCTCGACCTGCGGATCCGGCAGGCGTACGGCGGCCCGAAGCACGACCCGCTCCTGCTCGCGCCGTACCTGTTCGCCGCGACCTCGCGCATCGGCATCGCGCCGACCGTGAACGCCGGGTTCACCCCGCCGTACCTCGCCGCACGGCAGTTCGCGACGCTCGCGCACCTCTCCGGCGACCGCTTCGGCGTCAACGTCGTGACGGACACCGGGAGCGCTCGGCACGCCGGGCTCGCTCCGCTCCCGCACGACGCCGCGTACGACCGCGCCGAGGAGTGGTTGCAGCTGGTGCGGCGGCTCTGGCACTCGTGGGGCTCCGGCTACGTCGGGGACCGCTCAGACTGGCACTTCGCGGACGGCGACGCCCTCGACGCGTTCCACCACGAGGGTGCCTACTTCACCGCGGACGGCCCGCTCAACGCCCTCCCGCTCGACTCCGACCCGATCGTGGTCTCCCCCGGCGGCTCCGGCCGCGGGCTCGGGTTCGCCGGCACGCACTCGGACGTGCAGCTCGCGCTCGCACCGCTGTCCGCGGCAGCCGTGCGGGACTACCGTGCGCGGGTGCTCTCCGCCGCGGCCGACGCCGGACGCACCGCCGACGCGCTGCGGATCCTGTTCGTCCTCAAGCCCGAGATCGTGTCGTCGGCGGCCGAGGCGGACCGCGTCGTCGACGCCTCCCGGCACCCGTCCGACGACGACCTCCGCACCGCGGCGATCGCGTGGTCGAGCGACTCCGAGACGGACCTGCTCGCGCTCGACCTCGATGCGCCGATCCCGGCGGGGACGTTCGGCGACCACGTCTCGGCGGGGACGATCCGCGGCCTCGTCGGCGACACCCCCGACGCACCGCTGCGCACGCTCCTCGAACGCAAGGCCCGGAAGGGTCGGGTGTCCTCGCGCGAGGGCTTCGTCGGGACCGCCGACGAGTTCGCGGACTTCATCGAGGAGCTCGGCGCGGACGCCGACAACGACGGCATCATCTTCTCGGGCGACCTGCACCCGGCGCAGGTCTACCGGATGCTCGGCGACCTCGTGCCGGTGCTCCGGCGCCGTGGGCTCCTGCGACGGGAGTACGGCGCCGGAGGCATCCGGCAGAACCTGTTCGACTTCTGA
- a CDS encoding cysteine desulfurase family protein: MPVYLDHAATTPILPEALAAFTAALGTVGNPSSIHSAGQQAKMLLEDGRAAVAASLDADPVEVVFTSGGTESINLAVKGMFWARQQDRPRPRIVVPGGEHHATVDTVEWLERHEGAVVDVVPLDAQGRVDLVALEARLADASDVALVTFLWANNEVGTVAPVSRIVELAHAAGVPVHSDAVAAYGQVPVSFAASGLDALSVSAHKIGGPVGIGALVLGRRATVEPLIHGGGQQRQVRSGTQDAPAAAAFGVAASMPHADVRALRDRLVAGVRAAVPTAVLMGDPVDRLPGNAHFTFPGCEGDSLLFLLDAAGVAVSTGSACQAGVPEASHVLLAMGLSEQDARGALRITLGHTTTDADVDAFLAALPDAVARAGAAGMASREPLLGR; encoded by the coding sequence ATGCCGGTCTACCTCGACCACGCCGCGACGACGCCGATCCTGCCGGAGGCGCTCGCCGCGTTCACCGCCGCGCTCGGCACCGTCGGCAACCCGTCGTCGATCCACAGCGCGGGGCAGCAGGCGAAGATGCTGCTCGAGGACGGCCGCGCCGCCGTCGCCGCCTCGCTCGACGCCGACCCGGTCGAGGTCGTCTTCACCTCCGGCGGCACCGAGAGCATCAACCTCGCCGTGAAGGGCATGTTCTGGGCGCGGCAGCAGGACCGTCCGCGCCCGCGCATCGTCGTCCCCGGTGGGGAGCACCACGCGACGGTCGACACGGTCGAGTGGCTCGAGCGCCACGAGGGCGCGGTCGTCGACGTGGTCCCGTTGGACGCACAGGGTCGCGTCGACCTGGTGGCCCTGGAGGCGCGGCTCGCCGACGCCTCGGACGTCGCCCTGGTCACGTTCCTGTGGGCGAACAACGAGGTCGGCACGGTCGCGCCGGTGTCGCGGATCGTCGAGCTCGCGCACGCCGCGGGCGTGCCCGTCCACAGCGACGCGGTCGCCGCGTACGGCCAGGTACCGGTGTCGTTCGCCGCCTCCGGGCTCGACGCGTTGAGCGTGTCGGCGCACAAGATCGGCGGCCCGGTCGGCATCGGCGCGCTCGTGCTCGGCCGTCGCGCGACCGTCGAGCCGCTCATCCACGGGGGCGGGCAGCAGCGCCAGGTGCGGAGCGGGACGCAGGACGCCCCGGCAGCGGCAGCCTTCGGGGTCGCGGCCTCCATGCCGCACGCGGACGTCCGGGCACTGCGGGACCGGCTCGTCGCCGGGGTGCGGGCAGCGGTGCCCACCGCGGTGCTGATGGGGGACCCGGTCGACCGACTCCCCGGCAACGCGCACTTCACGTTCCCGGGCTGCGAGGGGGACTCGCTGCTCTTCCTGCTCGACGCCGCCGGGGTCGCGGTGTCGACCGGCTCGGCGTGCCAGGCCGGCGTGCCCGAGGCCTCGCACGTCCTGCTCGCCATGGGGCTGTCGGAGCAGGACGCCCGCGGTGCGCTCCGGATCACGCTCGGGCACACCACGACCGACGCCGACGTCGACGCGTTCCTCGCCGCGCTGCCGGACGCGGTGGCGCGCGCCGGAGCCGCGGGGATGGCGTCGAGGGAACCGCTCCTGGGGCGCTGA
- the smpB gene encoding SsrA-binding protein SmpB, with protein MAKERGEKIVATNRRARHDYLIEDTYEAGMVLSGTEVKSLREGRASLVDGYAFIDGGEAWLDAVHIPEYTEGTWNNHAPRRKRKLLLHKQQIVKISHKTAQGGYTLVPLQIYFHDGRAKVEIAVAKGKREFDKRQALREKTDKREAERAMRTRNRVGE; from the coding sequence ATGGCGAAGGAACGCGGCGAGAAGATCGTGGCGACGAACCGTCGCGCGCGTCACGACTACCTGATCGAGGACACGTACGAGGCCGGCATGGTGTTGTCCGGCACCGAGGTGAAGTCCCTCCGCGAAGGGCGCGCCTCGCTCGTCGACGGGTACGCCTTCATCGACGGCGGCGAAGCCTGGCTCGACGCCGTGCACATCCCCGAGTACACCGAGGGCACGTGGAACAACCACGCTCCCCGGCGCAAGCGGAAGCTGCTCCTCCACAAGCAGCAGATCGTGAAGATCTCGCACAAGACGGCGCAGGGCGGCTACACGCTCGTGCCGCTGCAGATCTACTTCCACGACGGCCGGGCCAAGGTGGAGATCGCGGTCGCGAAGGGCAAGCGGGAGTTCGACAAGCGCCAGGCCCTGCGCGAGAAGACGGACAAGCGCGAGGCCGAGCGGGCCATGCGCACCCGGAACCGCGTCGGCGAGTAG
- the prfB gene encoding peptide chain release factor 2, whose amino-acid sequence MVELDFTEQLSALRETFGNIRSVVDVDRLQREIADLSEQAGAQDLWDDVEHAQQVTSALSHRQSELKKITDTERRIDDLEVLVEMANEADDQDSADEAAAELKAIQKTMGDLEVQTLLDGEYDDRPAVITIRAGAGGVDAADFAEMLLRMYLRYSEQHGYKTTVMDTSYAEEAGIKSATFEVDAPHAFGTLSVEAGTHRLVRMSPFGAAGKRQTSFAAVEVIPLMPETESIDIPENDIRVDVFRSSGPGGQSVNTTDSAVRLTHIPTGTVVSMQNEKSQIQNRAAAMRVLQSRLLLLKKEEENAKKKELAGNITASWGDQIRSYVLAPYQMVKDLRSEHEVNNPSAVFDGDLDGFINAGIRWRKQSDDS is encoded by the coding sequence ATGGTCGAACTGGACTTCACCGAGCAGCTCTCCGCCCTCCGCGAGACCTTCGGCAACATCCGCTCGGTGGTCGACGTCGACCGCCTGCAGCGTGAGATCGCCGACCTCAGCGAGCAGGCCGGGGCCCAGGACCTCTGGGACGACGTCGAGCACGCGCAGCAGGTGACGAGCGCGCTCTCGCACCGGCAGTCGGAGCTGAAGAAGATCACCGACACCGAGCGCCGCATCGACGACCTCGAGGTGTTGGTCGAGATGGCGAACGAGGCCGACGACCAGGACTCCGCCGACGAAGCTGCCGCCGAGCTCAAGGCGATCCAGAAGACGATGGGCGACCTCGAGGTGCAGACGCTCCTCGACGGCGAGTACGACGACCGACCCGCGGTCATCACGATCCGTGCCGGTGCCGGTGGTGTCGACGCCGCGGACTTCGCCGAGATGCTGCTGCGCATGTACCTCCGCTACTCGGAGCAGCACGGCTACAAGACCACCGTGATGGACACGTCCTACGCCGAAGAAGCGGGCATCAAGTCCGCCACGTTCGAGGTCGACGCCCCGCACGCCTTCGGCACCCTGTCGGTCGAGGCCGGCACGCACCGCCTCGTCCGGATGTCGCCGTTCGGCGCCGCGGGCAAGCGGCAGACGTCGTTCGCTGCGGTCGAGGTCATCCCGCTCATGCCGGAGACCGAGTCGATCGACATCCCCGAGAACGACATCCGCGTCGACGTGTTCCGCTCGTCGGGCCCCGGCGGGCAGTCGGTCAACACGACGGACTCCGCGGTCCGCCTGACCCACATCCCGACCGGCACCGTCGTCTCGATGCAGAACGAGAAGTCGCAGATCCAGAACCGTGCCGCCGCCATGCGCGTGCTGCAGTCGCGCCTCCTGCTCCTCAAGAAGGAAGAGGAGAACGCGAAGAAGAAGGAACTGGCCGGCAACATCACGGCGAGCTGGGGCGACCAGATCCGCTCGTACGTGCTGGCGCCGTACCAGATGGTGAAGGACCTGCGGAGCGAGCACGAGGTGAACAACCCCTCAGCCGTGTTCGACGGCGACCTCGACGGGTTCATCAACGCGGGCATCCGCTGGCGCAAGCAATCCGACGATTCCTGA
- a CDS encoding amidohydrolase family protein yields MVDEDATLIIRDVRPWGGERADVVVTGSRTTAVTPPGTVPAGSATEVQGRGQLALPGLVNTHAHVDKSWWGHPWESYGGEGGTQGRIAHERARRDALGIPGEAVATRVLRESLRTGTTRVRTHVDVDLGVGLRGIEAVRAAGAALDDAVELSIVAFPQDGVLRRPGVLDLLRRAAEGGADHIGGLDPSLIDRDPVGHLDGLFDIAADTGCGIDVHLHEPAELGAFSFDLILDRVERLGIAPGRVNVAHGFAIVDVDPVRRRDLLARMAGLGVTMTTVAPVRMKQLPLHEFDDAGVRFGFGTDGIRDLWSPYGDGDVLGIAWQYARAGGVVRDEDLVRVVEIASRDGARFVTDEEHDIVAGARADVVLVDAENPMDALVRRVPRSLVVAGGRVVDPAELAQHPWE; encoded by the coding sequence ATGGTGGACGAGGACGCGACCCTGATCATCCGCGACGTGCGACCGTGGGGAGGGGAACGGGCCGACGTGGTCGTCACCGGCTCCCGCACCACCGCGGTCACACCCCCGGGCACCGTCCCGGCCGGCAGCGCGACCGAGGTGCAGGGTCGTGGGCAGCTCGCGCTCCCCGGGCTGGTGAACACGCACGCGCACGTCGACAAGAGCTGGTGGGGCCATCCGTGGGAGTCGTACGGCGGCGAGGGCGGGACCCAGGGCCGGATCGCCCACGAGCGCGCCCGGCGTGACGCCCTCGGGATCCCGGGCGAGGCCGTCGCGACCAGGGTCCTGCGGGAGTCGCTCCGCACCGGCACCACCCGGGTGCGCACCCACGTGGACGTCGACCTCGGAGTCGGACTCCGGGGCATCGAGGCCGTCCGCGCCGCCGGTGCCGCGCTCGACGACGCGGTCGAGCTGTCGATCGTGGCGTTCCCGCAGGACGGCGTGCTCCGGCGCCCCGGCGTGCTCGACCTGCTGCGCCGTGCGGCGGAGGGCGGAGCGGACCACATCGGCGGCCTCGACCCGTCGCTCATCGACCGCGACCCCGTCGGGCACCTCGACGGCCTGTTCGACATCGCCGCCGACACCGGGTGCGGGATCGACGTCCACCTGCACGAGCCCGCCGAGCTCGGGGCGTTCTCGTTCGACTTGATCCTCGACCGCGTCGAGCGGCTCGGCATCGCGCCCGGCAGGGTCAACGTCGCGCACGGCTTCGCGATCGTCGACGTCGACCCGGTCCGGCGCCGCGACCTGCTCGCCCGGATGGCGGGCCTCGGGGTCACGATGACGACGGTCGCGCCGGTGCGCATGAAGCAGCTGCCGCTGCACGAGTTCGACGACGCGGGGGTGCGGTTCGGCTTCGGCACCGACGGCATCCGCGACCTGTGGAGCCCCTACGGCGACGGCGACGTGCTCGGCATCGCGTGGCAGTACGCGCGGGCCGGCGGGGTGGTGCGGGACGAGGACCTGGTGCGGGTGGTCGAGATCGCGTCGCGCGACGGCGCACGGTTCGTCACGGACGAGGAGCACGACATCGTCGCCGGTGCCCGCGCGGACGTCGTCCTGGTCGACGCGGAGAACCCGATGGACGCGCTGGTGCGCCGCGTGCCGCGGTCGCTCGTGGTGGCCGGTGGGCGGGTCGTCGACCCGGCGGAGCTGGCGCAGCACCCCTGGGAGTAG
- the ftsE gene encoding cell division ATP-binding protein FtsE, translating into MIKFDQVTKVYSGNPSPALDAISLEILKGEFVFLVGASGSGKSSFLRLVLKEEKPSRGQIHVLGQRLGALSSRKVPYFRRNLGVVFQDFRLLPNKNVFDNVAFSLQVIGKSKGFISEAVTDVLKLVGLAGKATRMPHELSGGEQQRVAIARAVVNKPAILLADEPTGNLDPTTSAGIMALLERINQGGTTVLMATHDASIVNQMQRRVIELSNGTILRDEQSGGYQTQAVPIQRAGVSNTTGIQTIPGIIR; encoded by the coding sequence ATGATCAAATTCGACCAGGTCACCAAGGTGTACTCGGGCAACCCGAGCCCCGCCCTCGACGCCATCTCCCTCGAGATCCTCAAGGGGGAGTTCGTCTTCCTCGTGGGCGCGTCCGGGTCCGGCAAGTCCAGCTTCCTCCGCCTCGTGCTGAAGGAGGAGAAGCCGTCGCGCGGGCAGATCCACGTGCTCGGGCAGCGGCTCGGCGCCCTGTCGTCGCGCAAGGTCCCGTACTTCCGCCGCAACCTCGGCGTGGTCTTCCAGGACTTCCGGCTGCTGCCGAACAAGAACGTGTTCGACAACGTCGCGTTCTCGCTGCAGGTGATCGGCAAGAGCAAGGGCTTCATCAGCGAGGCCGTCACCGACGTGCTGAAGCTCGTGGGCCTCGCCGGCAAGGCGACGCGCATGCCGCACGAACTCTCCGGTGGTGAGCAGCAGCGCGTGGCGATCGCCCGCGCCGTCGTCAACAAGCCGGCGATCCTCCTCGCCGACGAGCCCACCGGCAACCTCGACCCGACGACCTCGGCCGGCATCATGGCGCTCCTCGAACGCATCAACCAGGGAGGCACCACCGTGCTCATGGCGACCCACGACGCCAGCATCGTCAACCAGATGCAGCGCCGCGTCATCGAGCTCTCGAACGGGACGATCCTGCGCGACGAGCAGTCCGGCGGCTACCAGACCCAGGCCGTGCCGATCCAGCGCGCGGGCGTCTCGAACACCACCGGCATCCAGACCATCCCGGGGATCATCCGATGA
- a CDS encoding NUDIX hydrolase: MTTMHLDDVTTALAATTAPHRDRFLAFVRTHGDAALRRDGGPEHLTASCFVFSPDLGSVLLCLHRKGRFWVQFGGHLEPGDRDLADAARREAREESGIADLDLLSTSVADLDRHDLHGGFACAAHWDVGFVAVVDPARATTVSDESDDVRWFALDALPEGLAPGLPARLAAVVATVAHRD; this comes from the coding sequence GACCGCTCCGCACCGCGACCGCTTCCTCGCGTTCGTGCGGACCCACGGCGACGCGGCACTCCGACGCGACGGCGGCCCGGAGCACCTCACCGCGTCGTGCTTCGTGTTCTCGCCCGACCTCGGGAGCGTGTTGCTGTGCCTGCACCGCAAGGGCCGGTTCTGGGTGCAGTTCGGGGGACACCTCGAACCGGGTGACCGCGACCTCGCCGACGCCGCCCGTCGCGAGGCCCGCGAGGAGTCGGGCATCGCCGACCTCGACCTGCTCAGCACCTCCGTGGCCGATCTCGACCGTCACGACCTGCACGGGGGCTTCGCCTGCGCCGCGCACTGGGACGTCGGCTTCGTCGCCGTGGTCGATCCCGCTCGGGCGACCACCGTCAGCGACGAGAGCGACGACGTCCGGTGGTTCGCCCTCGACGCACTGCCCGAGGGCCTCGCGCCCGGGCTGCCCGCACGCCTGGCCGCGGTGGTCGCCACGGTCGCGCACCGCGACTGA
- a CDS encoding O-acetylhomoserine aminocarboxypropyltransferase/cysteine synthase family protein yields the protein MTDEAHGFATEQVHGGFQPDQGHGARVPAIHMSSGFLFDDFDQARDRFAGTDDGYTYTRLGNPTNADVERRVALLERGVEAILVGSGQAAATVAFLGILQAGDHVVAARSIYEGTKGLLVQNLGRLGIEVDFVADQRDLDEWARLVRPNTKAFFAETIPNPKNDVLDITGVADTAHRAGVPLIVDNTLATPYLVRPVDHGADIVVHSASKFLSGHGAGLGGVVVDGGTFDWSASPDRWVHLTSPERSLGGESYVERYGSRAFVVFARDVVASRIGPTPSPFNSFLLRQGIETLSLRVERHSANALAVASFLEQQPEVTSVDYAGLASSPFHDLAQRYLPRGAGSVFAFTLDGGEAAARTFIDSVQLFSRMTHLGDVRSLILHPATTTHAGKTPQERADQGIDDGLIRLSVGIEDVADLVRDLSRGFAALRGARAGQEARVDSDSELASLEHAVPGNHVIAEEL from the coding sequence GTGACGGACGAGGCGCACGGTTTCGCGACCGAGCAGGTGCACGGCGGGTTCCAGCCCGACCAGGGCCACGGAGCGAGGGTCCCCGCGATCCACATGTCCTCGGGCTTCCTGTTCGACGACTTCGACCAGGCCCGCGACCGCTTCGCCGGGACCGACGACGGCTACACCTACACGCGGCTCGGCAACCCCACGAACGCCGACGTCGAGCGCCGGGTCGCGCTGCTCGAGCGCGGCGTCGAGGCGATCCTGGTCGGCAGCGGGCAGGCCGCCGCCACCGTCGCGTTCCTCGGCATCCTGCAGGCCGGCGACCACGTCGTCGCGGCGCGCAGCATCTACGAGGGCACCAAGGGCCTGCTCGTGCAGAACCTCGGACGCCTCGGCATCGAGGTCGACTTCGTCGCGGACCAGCGCGACCTCGACGAGTGGGCGCGACTCGTCCGCCCGAACACGAAGGCCTTCTTCGCCGAGACGATCCCGAACCCGAAGAACGACGTCCTCGACATCACCGGCGTCGCCGACACCGCGCACCGTGCGGGTGTGCCGCTCATCGTCGACAACACCCTCGCGACGCCGTACCTCGTGCGTCCGGTCGACCACGGTGCCGACATCGTCGTCCACTCGGCGTCGAAGTTCCTCTCCGGCCACGGTGCCGGGCTCGGCGGCGTGGTCGTCGACGGCGGCACCTTCGACTGGTCGGCCTCCCCGGACCGATGGGTGCACCTGACCAGCCCGGAACGGTCGCTCGGCGGCGAGAGCTACGTCGAGCGCTACGGCAGCCGCGCGTTCGTCGTCTTCGCACGCGACGTCGTCGCCTCGCGCATCGGCCCGACGCCCTCCCCCTTCAACTCCTTCCTGCTCCGCCAGGGCATCGAGACGCTGTCGCTGCGCGTGGAACGCCACAGCGCGAACGCGCTGGCTGTCGCGTCCTTCCTGGAGCAGCAGCCGGAGGTGACGAGCGTCGACTACGCGGGTCTCGCCTCCAGTCCGTTCCACGACCTCGCCCAGCGCTACCTGCCGCGCGGTGCCGGGTCCGTCTTCGCGTTCACGCTGGACGGCGGCGAAGCCGCTGCGCGGACCTTCATCGACAGCGTCCAGCTGTTCAGCCGGATGACCCACCTCGGTGACGTCCGCTCGCTGATCCTGCACCCCGCCACCACGACGCACGCCGGCAAGACGCCCCAGGAGCGCGCCGACCAGGGCATCGACGACGGCCTCATCCGCCTGTCGGTCGGCATCGAGGACGTCGCGGACCTGGTCCGCGACCTGTCGCGCGGGTTCGCCGCATTGCGTGGCGCGAGGGCGGGCCAGGAGGCGCGGGTCGACTCCGACTCGGAGCTCGCCTCCCTCGAACACGCCGTTCCCGGCAACCACGTCATCGCGGAGGAACTCTAG
- the ftsX gene encoding permease-like cell division protein FtsX, translating to MRLGLVMSEVGSGLRRNASMVVSVVLVTFISLTFVGTAILLQMQINQMKGYWYDRAQVAVYLCTDTDTTGNCTGAKATDDQRKQVQEQLDSSTLKPYIEKTYYEDQDQAYDRFKQQFKDSPATEFVKPEYLNETFWVNLKNPSQADVLVESLSKVAGVQSVVDQRGYLQPIFNLLNASSYTAIGIAALMLVAAVLLIATTIRLSAFSRRRELGIMRLVGASNRFIQTPFVLEGVIAAAIGAVLAGGAITAVVWFFVRNYLAQRFSGTAFIGMGDAAVVVPSVIVIGIVLAGLSAFVAIRRYLKV from the coding sequence ATGAGGCTCGGGCTCGTCATGTCCGAGGTCGGCTCGGGCCTGCGGCGCAACGCGTCGATGGTCGTGTCCGTCGTCCTCGTGACCTTCATCTCGCTCACCTTCGTCGGCACCGCGATCCTGCTCCAGATGCAGATCAACCAGATGAAGGGGTACTGGTACGACCGGGCGCAGGTCGCGGTCTACCTCTGCACCGACACCGACACCACGGGCAACTGCACGGGGGCCAAGGCCACCGACGACCAGCGCAAGCAGGTCCAGGAGCAGCTCGACTCGTCGACCCTCAAGCCGTACATCGAGAAGACGTACTACGAGGACCAGGACCAGGCGTACGACCGGTTCAAGCAGCAGTTCAAGGACTCGCCGGCGACGGAGTTCGTCAAGCCCGAGTACCTCAACGAGACGTTCTGGGTGAACTTGAAGAACCCGTCGCAGGCGGACGTCCTCGTCGAGAGCCTGTCGAAGGTCGCGGGCGTCCAGAGCGTGGTCGACCAGCGCGGGTACCTGCAACCGATCTTCAACCTGCTCAACGCCTCGTCGTACACGGCGATCGGCATCGCGGCGCTCATGCTCGTCGCCGCCGTGCTGCTCATCGCCACCACGATCCGGTTGTCCGCGTTCAGTCGACGGCGAGAGCTCGGCATCATGCGCCTGGTGGGGGCGTCGAACCGGTTCATCCAGACACCCTTCGTGCTCGAGGGGGTGATCGCCGCTGCCATCGGGGCCGTCCTGGCCGGTGGCGCGATCACTGCGGTGGTCTGGTTCTTCGTGCGGAACTACCTCGCGCAGCGGTTCTCGGGCACGGCGTTCATCGGCATGGGGGACGCGGCCGTCGTGGTGCCGTCGGTGATCGTGATCGGCATCGTGCTGGCGGGACTGTCCGCCTTCGTCGCGATCCGCCGCTACCTGAAGGTCTGA
- a CDS encoding APC family permease, with protein MATTTQALPDSGLKRNVGFIGLIWASTGSIIGSGWLFGSQEALKTAGPAAIISWLIGGVAILVLALVHAELGGMFPIAGGTARFPHIAFGGIAGASFGWFSWLQSVTVAPIEVEAMIKYAQHWQFAHPWLHTVVIEGETQQLLTGAGIAVAIVLMAVVTVINMLSVKILANTNSAATWWKVAIPLLVIIVLAFSGFHGSNFTAADGFMPEGAKGILAAVSTSGIIFAFLGFEQADQLAGEAKNPKRDIPRAVIGSVLIGLVIYLLLQIVFLGVLRSDAIQGSWATADFTKYTGPFADIAMAAGITWLAVVIFIDAIISPAGTGLIYVTATSRISYGLSRNGYFPKAFEWTTKQGVPWVGLIVAFVVGCACFAPFPSWQGLVSLITSASVLMYAGAPLALGAFRKRIPEVERPYRMPAATLLSPIAFVVANLIILWTGWDTDWKLGVAILIGAVVIILNNVFRGASSVRPRWDWKAAQWLLPYLIGMGLIVFLSDFGPLTHPVFPLWIDIVVVAVFSLVIYYWAINSASDRDEILRTAEDVRDVEESGVVEPVHH; from the coding sequence GTGGCTACAACGACACAGGCGCTGCCGGACTCCGGCCTCAAGCGCAACGTCGGCTTCATCGGGCTCATCTGGGCCTCGACGGGGTCGATCATCGGCTCCGGCTGGCTCTTCGGTTCGCAGGAGGCCCTGAAGACCGCCGGGCCCGCCGCGATCATCTCGTGGCTCATCGGTGGCGTGGCGATCCTCGTCCTCGCACTCGTGCACGCCGAGCTCGGCGGGATGTTCCCGATCGCGGGTGGAACAGCGCGGTTCCCCCACATCGCCTTCGGCGGCATCGCCGGAGCCTCCTTCGGGTGGTTCTCGTGGCTGCAGTCCGTGACGGTCGCCCCGATCGAGGTCGAGGCGATGATCAAGTACGCACAGCACTGGCAGTTCGCCCACCCGTGGCTGCACACCGTGGTCATCGAGGGGGAGACCCAGCAGCTGCTGACCGGCGCCGGGATCGCGGTGGCGATCGTCCTGATGGCGGTCGTCACGGTGATCAACATGCTCAGCGTGAAGATCCTCGCGAACACGAACTCCGCGGCGACCTGGTGGAAGGTCGCCATCCCCCTGCTGGTCATCATCGTCCTGGCGTTCAGCGGGTTCCACGGCTCGAACTTCACGGCGGCGGACGGCTTCATGCCCGAGGGTGCGAAGGGCATCCTCGCCGCGGTGTCGACGTCGGGCATCATCTTCGCGTTCCTCGGCTTCGAGCAGGCGGACCAGCTCGCCGGCGAGGCCAAGAACCCGAAGCGCGACATCCCGCGCGCCGTCATCGGCTCGGTGCTCATCGGGCTCGTGATCTACCTGCTGCTCCAGATCGTGTTCCTCGGCGTCCTGCGCTCCGACGCGATCCAGGGCTCGTGGGCGACCGCGGACTTCACGAAGTACACCGGACCGTTCGCCGACATCGCGATGGCGGCCGGCATCACCTGGCTCGCCGTGGTCATCTTCATCGACGCGATCATCTCGCCTGCCGGCACCGGTCTCATCTACGTGACGGCCACGAGCCGCATCTCGTACGGGCTCAGCCGCAACGGGTACTTCCCGAAGGCCTTCGAGTGGACGACGAAGCAGGGCGTGCCCTGGGTCGGCCTCATCGTGGCATTCGTCGTCGGGTGCGCGTGCTTCGCGCCGTTCCCGTCGTGGCAGGGGCTGGTCAGCCTCATCACGAGTGCGTCCGTCCTGATGTACGCCGGTGCACCGTTGGCCCTCGGCGCGTTCCGGAAGCGGATCCCCGAGGTCGAGCGCCCCTACCGGATGCCGGCCGCGACGCTGCTCTCACCGATCGCGTTCGTCGTCGCGAACCTCATCATCCTCTGGACCGGGTGGGACACCGACTGGAAGCTCGGGGTCGCGATCCTCATCGGTGCCGTGGTGATCATCCTCAACAACGTGTTCCGCGGCGCCTCGAGCGTCCGCCCGCGCTGGGACTGGAAGGCGGCCCAGTGGCTGCTGCCGTACCTGATCGGCATGGGGCTCATCGTGTTCCTCAGCGACTTCGGCCCGCTGACGCACCCGGTGTTCCCGCTGTGGATCGACATCGTCGTGGTGGCGGTGTTCTCCCTGGTGATCTACTACTGGGCGATCAACTCGGCGTCCGACCGCGACGAGATCCTCCGCACCGCCGAGGACGTCCGCGACGTCGAGGAGAGCGGCGTCGTGGAGCCCGTCCACCACTAG